The stretch of DNA ACAGATGCCAGTTGACAGTATACAGTAGAGAGGCGACGCTTGTACGAAtagcgtttgtgtttattaatttaccaaatccgaaagtcgacgccactgaatggCGTAAGATCCTTCTTCTCGTTTACATGGCGACCAGTGACACCGAGTCACTTCGGAACTAGTGAAAAAGTGCAAATGGCCCGCGTGATGGCAAAGTGGCAAATGGCCAGTTATCGCTATCGTTACAGAAACCAATAGCCGCGCTCCACGATCAGTTAACCAAGTTCTACGATCAGTGAACCGATTCCGTGATCGCGTGTTGAAGTCAGCCTAAAATGCGGACCTTGGACCCGACTGGTTATTACTGAAAAAttctctacaaaaaaaaaaaaaagaagttaaaCGAACTTTTGAACCGTCCCGGGTGCAGTGTGAGTGCGGGTAATTTGAATAAAGAAAAATTCGGTGAAAATCGCCAAGAAGGCGAAGAAATTGAACCCCACGAAAAACCGTTAGTGTAAAGTGGTTGTAACCACGTTGAAGTGAAGGACGAATGACCAGTGTACGAGCATAAAACATAAGTGGAACCACAATCGTACAGCGGACAGTGAAGTAGTGGAACAGAATAAATAGCAGTTACAAGCCaagcagtatttcaaaaaaaaaaatgaacatcgaTTTGGATCCAACTGGACACCCCTGAGATCTGACGGACGCAGAGGCACCCACGCCCCCCCCACCCCCGAGAAGAGGACACTTGCGGAGAAAACGTGGCGTAAGTCAGACTCGAGTTAGTCTAATCCTTTTATATACGGATATCATGTAATAAATTTATAGTCGAggcacaaaatatttttatcgtAATACCCACGCGGCAGTAGGAATAGGTAGtaggaattagaaaaaaaaaaaaagcaattacaATACCCACAAAATTGGTTTTACATATGTACCGTTGAAAATGGGGTTATTTAATACCAAACCCGTTAGTAACACGGGCGACGCTCAAatccaaattttaaatcaccTAGAGAACCACAGTGTAATGCACGAAGCTCAAGGAGCGATTATCTGCGTCACACTTGCCCTCATATCCATACTACTAatttcgaaaatatacaaagcatATAAGGCATGCATGAATGCACATGCTATGCAAGCGGCAAAAGCTCACGCAGCCGTAGTCGACACCGTCTAAaagaattcgaaaattttaaaacatgcGTTCGAACGCAGCCTCAGCATAATAAATTCTTTACCGATAACCATTTTTCCTTGTCTCCTTGAATGGACGAAGTAACAAAGCTCATCCAATTGaatatacaaaaactaaaacatataCACCTGACTATACAACAGGAACTGGTCAGAAAACTAAGGAAAAGTACCTTAGCCAAACGCCTCACGGAAGCGGAAGCGCTTGTGAAACAGATTAAAAAATTGTCGTCTACGTTACTAGACACAACCCACGGctcagaaatcataaaaataaccgaaaaggcGGACCAACTTTTGAACGCAATTAAGGCGTCAATCGAAAAGGGTAGACCAAGAACACTCAAGGAAATTGCGCTAGCCGTCCTATTTTGCCTCAGGTTacaaagaaaaccgaaaatggCTAGCATACTCGAAATAATCAAGACTACATCGTCTATAGTTCCGCAATTCGACGGAAACATAGACAAACTGAAAGCCTTCGCTGACGCTTTAAACTtggtgaaaacatttgaaacaccGGAAAACAAAGCAACCATAATTAACGTCATACTAACCAAACTAGAGGGACGGGCGAGAAATGCATTCACTGAAACACCGACATCGGTGAGCGagataagcaaaattttaaaagcTAAAATAACGACCAGCCCACCGGAACAAGTTCTAGCTAAAATGGCTAACTTGAAACAAAACGGTGGAATCGAACAATTTTGCCTGGATTTAGAAAAATTGGTGTTCAGTTTGGAAACAGCGTACACCGCTAAAGAAATTCCGCCCCAAGTTGCCAAATCTATGGCAAACAAAGAAGGCGTCAAACATTTAGCCGGAgggttaaaaaacgaaaaaacctcgCTCATCATAAGAGCAGGGAATTTCAATTCATACTCCGACGCGATGACTAAAGCGTTGGAGGAAAACTTAAATAATGCGAGCGCATCAGTATTTGCATACTCGCAAACCAACAGAAACGCCAACCGTTTCAACAACAACGTTGACACACATTATAATAATTACAGGCGCAGGCCAAACGACTTCCATAACCGCGGTAGAAACCAAAACAATTTCAACCGCaacaatttcaaccaaaataatttccaaaaCCAACCGCGTAATAACTATAACCGTTTTGGCCAGCAAAACCAAGTTCGAGACCAATTCTCAAACATAAACCCACAgcgaaataacaacaacaacaataggcggaatacaaattttaaccGCCCTCAGCAATACATCCGCCTAACGGGAAACGAGTCACAACCGACGGATGCCCTCCAGTCCGAACCGGCATTGACATTGGAGGAAAACAAACATTACGGAGACCaacattaaatatttttaaatgcgaCGTGAATTGTTCAATGTTCGTTACACTATACTTACAAATGTCAAGCAAACCATGTATATTAATAATTGATACAGGCGCTGACATCTCAAtagtaaaagaagaaaaaattaacgGAAAACAATTAATACACCCCGGAAATAGATGCATTATTAATGGAGTTACGGAGGGAAAGACCGAATCCATAGCGAgcacaaatacaaatatcatttttgacgatatccaaATTCCACACCAATTTCAAATCGTCAACAACAAGTTTCCTATAATTGCAGATGGCATTTTAGGCAGAGATTTCCTCACCAAATATGAATGTAACCTATGCCTCAAAACATGGCTAATGACCTTCAACTATGAAAACACCAAAATTGAAATTCCGATTCAAGATAGCTGGGAAAACAATTACATTATTCCCCCTAGATGCCAAATTATAAAACACTTCCCGTCACTCAACCTAAACGATGATGCCCTTGTGATCGCACAAGAAATCAAACCAGGCATTTTTTGCGCAAACACAATAATAAACCCAAACTCACAATTCATTACAATAATTAACACAAATACCACACCAACATCAATCCCAAAAACCTTCGCCCCCACCACTATCCCCCTTAAAGAATACACCATAAATCACATTACAACGGAATTAGGAGAAAACCCAAAAGGTAGACACGAGAAACTGATTAAGGAACTCAATTTGAATCATACACCCCAACATGCCCAGGAGAAATTAACAGAATTATGCACTAAATACAACGACATTTTTGCACTAGAAGACGACATATTGACAACCAACAACTTCTACAAGCAAACCATTCACCTTCAAGACAAGACACCCGTTTACATAAAGAATTATCGAACCCCGGAAGcacaaatttcagaaataaataACCAAATCAGCCACAtgctaaataacaaaataatccaaaatTCCACCTCACCATACAATTCTCCCATCCTCTTAGTcccaaagaaatcaaatactcaAGATAAAAAATGGCGATTAGTGGTTGACTTTcgacaactaaataaaaagataaCCCCAGATAAATTCCCCCTACCAAGAATCGACGAAATCCTCGATCATTTGGGcagagccaaatattttacaaccctagacttaatgtcaggtttccaccaaatcgaacttgacgaaaaatcaaaaaagtacaCAGCATTTTCGACCTCTAACGGTCACTACGAATTCAATAGGTTACCATTCGGTCTAAATATATCACCAAATAGCTTTCAGAGAATGATGTCCATAGCACTTAGCGGACTCCCACCTGAATGTGCATTCCTTTACATCGACGACATCATCGTCGTCGGCTGCTCAATAAACCATCACCTTATTAACTTGGAAAacgttttcaaacaattacaaaactacaacttaaaattaaatcccaaaaaatgctCCTTCTTCAGACCAGACGTAACATATCTAGGTCACAACATTTCAGCGGCAGGTATACAGCCCGACCAATCAAAGTTTTCAGCGGTAACAAACTACCCCACACCATCATCAGCAGATGAAGTGAGGCGTTTTGTTGCCTTTTGCAACTATTACCGGAGGTTCATACAAAATTTCGCAGAAATAGCGTACCCATTAAACAAATTGCTcagaaaaaacgcaaaatttgattggtctcccgaatgccaaaatgcattcaataaattgaaaaacgaacttaTCTCACCAAAAGTTCTCAAATTCCCCGATTTCACACAAGAATTCACCCTAATAACCGATGCTTCAAAAATAGCATGCGGCGCCGTCTTAGCCCAAGAAAACGACGGTATAGAACTACCCATTGCATACGCAAGCAAAGCCTTCACAAAAGGTGAAGCCAATAAATCGACAATTGAACAGGAATTgacagcaattcactgggcaatTACGTACTTTAGACCATACCTCTACGGGAGGAAATTCACAGTAAAAACGGATCACAGACCGttagtatatttattttcaatgaaagatCCCTCATCAAAACTCACAAGAATGAGGTTGGATCTTGAAGAATTccattttgatgtaaaataCGTTCAAGGTAAGCTAAATGTGACTGCAGATGCGCTATCACGAATAGCAATTAATTCCGTGGCACTTAAAACTATAAAAGTCCTGGGTATACAAACCAGAGCAATGACTAGAAAACTAAACGAAACGAATAACGACACAGAAATTACAGACAATAATTCAAACCCCGACGATACTGAGTCTGATCAGCTCAGAGCGTACGAGGCTATTGAACCCCGAGAATGGCAAAACCTACCTAAACTTCTATGCGGACGCGCATTAGAAATGAATAAAGAAACAAACGCTAgcggaaacaaaaatttgaaatgcgcaataatgaataaaaaaagaaccgaagaaaagtcgtcgacaataattgaaaatgcaaGCAACACAAAAGAATCCCTGGGAAAACTAGTAaagaaagttgaaaatatggccaaaaacttgaaaattagcatgatagctctagcgttatcaagcgtaattttccaaatatgcaGCGTGCAAACCTTTAAGAAGATTTGTAATGACACGCTcaaagacttgcaaatagtgctctacacacccaagcgtgtgatagaaagccaaaacgaaaggttcgaaattataaaaaacaatcacGATACACCCACTGGTGGACATACAGGAGTCACCAGACTATACAAAAAGTTAAGCAGACTCTATTCTTGGAGTGGCATGAAAAAAGATATCAGTAGCTACATCAAGAAGTGCATAAAATGCCAGCAAAATAAACACACAATACGAACAAACGAAAATTTCGTCGAAATTAAAACACCCCAAAAAGCATTCGACTGCGTATCGATTGACACAATTGGACCATTTAACAGATCCAATAATGGAAACCGATACGCACTGACCATTCAATGCAACTTaacaaaatacatcattattaAACCCACAATAGACAAACAAGCATCCACCATAGCCAAAGCCTTCATAGAAAACTTAATTCTGGTCTATGGAATTCCAAAACTCATCCAAACAGACCAAGGAACTGAATATAAGAACGAGTTATTCGAAAACATAGCTTCATTACTGAAgcttaaacaaaatttttccacTCCATATCACCCTCAATCAATAGGAAGCCTGGAAAGGAACCATCGTTGTCTTAACGAGTACGTAAGGCAATTCGTCAACCAAGCACAGAGTGACTGGGATGAATGGTTGCCTTACTACACATTCTGCTACAACACAACACCACACACAGATTTCTCATACACTCCATTCGAGTTAGTTTTTGGAACGAATGCTAAATTACCACAAAACCTCACAACAAGCACATATGTAGAACCAATTTACAACATGGATTTATATTACAAAGAACTTAAATATAAACTACAAATAGCATCAAATACCGCTAGGGAAATAATTGATAAGGTAAGAAAAGCCAGAAATGAGACACAGAAAACCATGGCTAGACCATCAAAAGTAGCCATTAATGATCTAGTATTTCTATCAAACGAAAACAGATCCAAATTAGACAAAGTATACGTAGGACCATATATAATAATTGACATTAAACACCCTAACGTAACAATAAGAGATGATCAAACCAATAAAGTCCAGACTGTACATAAAAACAGAATAATACCATATGAGCAACCCCACCCTAAGGGGAAAGGGATACCTAGTTAGCAGTTAATCCTTCCGACAGTTATtatcaaatgtaaaatgtatatattaaacaaatattaaaaataaatatatttataagcAAATAGAACACCCAACGAAGACAATCCGTATAATCATATTATAAGGATAATCTTTATAAACAAACTTAATTTTTACCTGAATACACGAAAAATGTACATATcacaaacattgaataaacactAAAATTGTAAGGTCAGACGAATCTTTCCACCTAATTTAACTTGAATGACTTCTCAATGTTACGTCATTCTCCGAAAGGGGAAAGGtgtaatatgatcacgcttaaacccaactcatcaatattcaagacctctaaggcaataaaccacccccgagggcgctgggcgatataaacataaaatgtgatacgatacccgagccagcaatctggcccaagggttcgtttactatttatgattgtataactcgacgcgcaccaacggcagcggcgagtttgtcttccttccgccccgctgcgagtttagctagcagcagaaatttaaccaaacatgtggcgcgcatccggcacacatgtttcagcactttcttttcctatttactttgacccacaaagaagtgctttctctctctctccgaagaacgcgtctgaccaaggccatcacagcccactctaactgctggtgcgatgctccgcccagcataatttgtaaatattctgtgtagagtttaagcctatttttgtaaactagtatttaagccccgAGAGTCTTTTCTTTGGACACAGATGCCAGTTGACAGTATACAGTAGAGAGGCGACGCTTGTACGAAtagcgtttgtgtttattaatttaccaaatccgaaagtcgacgccactgaatggCGTAAGATCCTTCTTCTCGTTTACAAAtgattaattaaacaattgacggaaaaatgtagttcgttctttttataatttcaattattttcgcccttgacaacaatacctcttttatagtgttgattatcataagaaaaataacactcctgatcgttggatctcttttgacatttcaattggatcttttttgacagccgttttgattcagttcgcactacctaggtattgacgaatttacgttggatttacaactagatggcgcagcgagtaaaatgaggatgttttgttttttttggtatgaaattcgttcaaattttctagaaaaatcagaatttatcttcaaatttcccggtttcatgtattctttccactctgaaaaggttagaaaatcatcattttacaatgtgctatgtatattacgaggaatggcttgttataagtattgtaacttcaatttttttcgactaagtaaacgatgaatagggtgttttgcgctaaaaatactgcaaatccttcgcgtatcggcccctacataatcaattatatcagttaatttgatatgatatcgattttttcatcgcaattatccttagtatcaataaccggtatgcattatcaaacttaaaattttcgaagattatctatgactttggtcaaatcgcgtgttgaaaccatcgtaaatatacaaaactccaactttcttactaTATACTGACGAcgttcaatggctgaaatgaatctaaattgaaataaaatgaataatcaccaccgaatcttgcatttcagtgcgtaaaataaacaaacaccctcacttttgtggttctgagctctaatgtagatgtcgcatgagctgtttcagctttgcgtaaattcgtcaatacagTCGAATTTAACTCGTTGCACTAAGCTTTTAGCCCAATTTGTGAAAGACTTTCACTCGTTGGGCTGAACTGTCAAAGTCGAAAATCGATCGAGGGTCACACCGATTGTTTGTTGTTATGGGAAACGCAGAAAAGTTTTCACACCACTGACGTTTATTTCATTCGTGGTTGAGTTTCGTTCTAGGTTGGATTAATTGGTAAGTTCTTAATGAAGTTTGATATTAAAATTAGCGTAGATTTAATATACGTTCATTTCGATCGCCAGGCTCAAAATGGATGGTTTGCAAGGATCCAGTACGAACGTAAACCGGAAACGGAGGAGCAATTTCCTGACGGTGGTGGAGAAGGTTCGCATAATTGAAGATTTTGAAGCAGGAGGTGGTACGCATGATTTTCTtgggaagaagtacggcgtagGATCTTCTACGGTCACGAGAATAATCCAAAAGAAAGAAGCAATTCGTGAGGCGGTGGACAAGTTCAAGGAATATGgtgtaaataatcgaaaaacattgaaagagcAGACGTTCCCTTTGCTGGAAGAAGCTCTTTACATCTGGATTTTACAGCAGCGGCAGTCCAACATTTTGTTGACAGTGGATATTCTTAAAGCAAAGGCGGAGCTGCTGTTTAAGATGTTCCAGGACCGGGGGCTCTATGCGGTGCACGGTTTTTCTGCTTCGGATGGCTGGATGCATCGTTTTAAGCAGCGGTTTGGATTGCGCGTGAAAGCCGTAACAGGAGAAAAGGCATCGGTAAACGTTGAAGCGTACCTAAATTTCAAGAAGGTTCTACAGAAGAAGATTCAGGAAATGCAGCTATCACTATCCCAAGTCTTTAATGCAGATGAATCTGCCTTGTTCATCAAGCTCCTAGCCACACGCTCTGTCGTTACCTGTGATGAGACCGTGGCAAGCGGACGGAAGCAAAACAAGACAAGGTATACGTTTATGCCTTGCTCCAACATAGATGGTTCCCTAAAGCTTCCGTTGTATTTCATTTGCACTGCTGCAAAACCACGAGGAATCAACATCGAAGAACTTCCCGTTTCATATAATcattccaaaaaggcttggatgaCCAGACTGTTGTTCCGTCAATGGTTCCACGAAGAGTTTGTCCCCGCTGTTCGAAAATTttcggccgagagaggattggAGCCAAAGGCATTGCTGGTTCTTGATAATTGCACCAGTCATTATGACGTTGACGAATCTCTACAGAGTGACGATGGACTGATTCAAGTGATCTACCTTCCACCAAATGTAACTGCTGAATGCCAGCCGATGGACCAAGCGGTCATCAATGCAATCAAGCGAAAGTATAAAAGAAAACTGATGCTCGCATTAATTCTGGAAAACGAACACTTA from Toxorhynchites rutilus septentrionalis strain SRP chromosome 3, ASM2978413v1, whole genome shotgun sequence encodes:
- the LOC129773921 gene encoding jerky protein homolog-like; its protein translation is MDGLQGSSTNVNRKRRSNFLTVVEKVRIIEDFEAGGGTHDFLGKKYGVGSSTVTRIIQKKEAIREAVDKFKEYGVNNRKTLKEQTFPLLEEALYIWILQQRQSNILLTVDILKAKAELLFKMFQDRGLYAVHGFSASDGWMHRFKQRFGLRVKAVTGEKASVNVEAYLNFKKVLQKKIQEMQLSLSQVFNADESALFIKLLATRSVVTCDETVASGRKQNKTRYTFMPCSNIDGSLKLPLYFICTAAKPRGINIEELPVSYNHSKKAWMTRLLFRQWFHEEFVPAVRKFSAERGLEPKALLVLDNCTSHYDVDESLQSDDGLIQVIYLPPNVTAECQPMDQAVINAIKRKYKRKLMLALILENEHLSFEERLKKINLQQCISWLATSWEEISDKTIRNSWKKLIDGLLTIDSLAGTKTSEQDIDLWIKDQVYDADHNPDWVTSEVFSDDEILSSVLKKDQPEMQEGWLVDTEDGTGNSPYYSGLHLEVLDITPPAKKFEQDEKFNDFGALHTETLDRLERLSELISKPVNPSGSGAQQVIVQQQSLKAPIPSFDGRMENWPKFKAMFNDLVVRGGDSDALNLHHLAKALWRVYIREICSYRWIYLPENRC
- the LOC129773920 gene encoding probable cyclin-dependent serine/threonine-protein kinase DDB_G0292550, which codes for MASILEIIKTTSSIVPQFDGNIDKLKAFADALNLVKTFETPENKATIINVILTKLEGRARNAFTETPTSVSEISKILKAKITTSPPEQVLAKMANLKQNGGIEQFCLDLEKLVFSLETAYTAKEIPPQVAKSMANKEGVKHLAGGLKNEKTSLIIRAGNFNSYSDAMTKALEENLNNASASVFAYSQTNRNANRFNNNVDTHYNNYRRRPNDFHNRGRNQNNFNRNNFNQNNFQNQPRNNYNRFGQQNQVRDQFSNINPQRNNNNNNRRNTNFNRPQQYIRLTGNESQPTDALQSEPALTLEENKHYGDQH